CGACCGGCTACCTCCTCAAGTCCGCGTCCACCGAGGAGCTGACCGACGCCGTGCGGCGGACGGCCGTCGGGGATCCGGTGTTCACCCCCGGCCTCGCCGGGCTGGTCCTCGGCGAGTACCGCCGACTGGCCTCGGAGCCCGTCACGGCGGCGGGCGCCGACGAGCCGCGGGCGCCGCAGCTGACCGACCGCGAGACCGAGGTGCTGCGTCTGGTCGCCAAGGGCCTGAGCTACAAGCAGATCGCCGAGCGTCTGGTCATCTCGCACCGCACGGTCCAGAACCACGTGCAGAACACCCTGGGCAAGCTCCAGCTCCACAACCGTGTCGAGCTGGTCCGCTACGCCATCGAGCGCGGCCTGGACGACGAGTAAACCACCCGATAACCACCCAAGGTCCCCCTTCGGGTGATCTCTGGTGATCAACTACGCGACAATGCACCGGAATTGACCATCCGCACCATCCCGGAGTGACGTGGGTCACCTTTAGCGTGAGTCCATCAGCCACTCGGCGAAGGGACTTTCCATGCGGGTCGGAGTACTGACCGGAGGCGGCGACTGCCCCGGACTCAACGCCGTCATCCGGGGCATCGTCCGCAAGGGCGTACAGGAGTACGGCTACGAGTTCGTCGGCTTCCGGGACGGCTGGCGGGGGCCGCTGGAGGACGA
The window above is part of the Streptomyces sp. NBC_01428 genome. Proteins encoded here:
- a CDS encoding response regulator yields the protein MTDGTAEERRTGEGPVRVMVVDDHPMWRDAVARDLEAAGFDVVATAGDGEQAVRRALAVAPDVLVLDLNLPAKPGVQVCKELVGADPALRVLVLSASGEHADVLEAVKSGATGYLLKSASTEELTDAVRRTAVGDPVFTPGLAGLVLGEYRRLASEPVTAAGADEPRAPQLTDRETEVLRLVAKGLSYKQIAERLVISHRTVQNHVQNTLGKLQLHNRVELVRYAIERGLDDE